One Deltaproteobacteria bacterium genomic window carries:
- a CDS encoding EtfB protein yields MKILVTIKPVPNPDEKVKIKGDGSGIVLDNI; encoded by the coding sequence TTGAAGATCCTGGTGACGATCAAGCCGGTCCCGAACCCGGACGAGAAGGTGAAGATCAAGGGGGACGGCAGCGGGATCGTGTTGGACAACATCA